A single genomic interval of Spinacia oleracea cultivar Varoflay chromosome 6, BTI_SOV_V1, whole genome shotgun sequence harbors:
- the LOC110792685 gene encoding mitochondrial uncoupling protein 2 isoform X2: MGGTILTIAREEGLPALWKGIVPGLHRQCLYGGLRIGLYDPFKMFFIGAFLFGDFPLFQNILAALLTGAIAIIIANPTDLVKVRLQSEGKLPPGVPRRYSGALDAYSSIIRQEGLLALWTGLGPNIARNAIINAAELASYDQVKLTILAIPGFTDSALTHILAGLGAGFFAVCIGSPLDVVKSRMMGDSTYKSTADCFIKTLKNEGPLAFYKGFLLNFSRLGSWNVVMFLTLEQVKMMLRG; encoded by the exons ATGGGAGGAACTATACTTACAATTGCAAGAGAAGAAGGCTTACCTGCTCTTTGGAAGGGTATAGTGCCAGGGCTGCATCGCCAATGTCTCTATGGAGGCTTGAGAATCGGCCTGTATGATCCT tttaaaatgttctttattgGAGCTTTTCTCTTTGGAGATTTCCCTCTATTCCAAAATATACTAGCTGCCCTATTAACTG GTGCGATTGCTATAATTATTGCCAATCCAACTGATCTTGTTAAAGTTCGACTCCAGTCTGAAGGAAAATTGCCACCTGGAGTGCCTAGGCGTTATTCAGGAGCCCTGGATGCCTATAGTTCCATAATAAGACAG GAAGGACTCTTAGCTCTTTGGACTGGGCTTGGACCCAACATTGCCAGAAATGCAATCATAAATGCTGCTGAACTAGCCAGTTATGATCAAGTGAAACTG actatTTTGGCGATCCCAGGATTCACAGATAGTGCACTTACTCACATCCTAGCTGGTTTAGGTGCAGGGTTTTTTGCAGTCTGCATTGGATCTCCCTTGGATGTG GTGAAATCCAGAATGATGGGAGATTCAACATATAAAAGCACCGCTGATTGTTTCATCAAGACATTAAAGAATGAG GGACCATTAGCATTTTATAAAGGATTTCTTCTAAATTTTAGCAGATTAGGATCTTGGAATGTGGTCATGTTTTTGACATTGGAACAA
- the LOC110792685 gene encoding mitochondrial uncoupling protein 2 isoform X1 has translation MPGLGAQTEISFASTFVSSAIAACFAEFCTLPLDTAKVRLQLQRKASSADGAVSAKYRGMGGTILTIAREEGLPALWKGIVPGLHRQCLYGGLRIGLYDPFKMFFIGAFLFGDFPLFQNILAALLTGAIAIIIANPTDLVKVRLQSEGKLPPGVPRRYSGALDAYSSIIRQEGLLALWTGLGPNIARNAIINAAELASYDQVKLTILAIPGFTDSALTHILAGLGAGFFAVCIGSPLDVVKSRMMGDSTYKSTADCFIKTLKNEGPLAFYKGFLLNFSRLGSWNVVMFLTLEQVKMMLRG, from the exons ATGCCGGGTCTCGGTGCTCAAACCGAGATCTCGTTTGCCAGTACTTTCGTTAGTAGCGCAATTGCTGCTTGTTTTGCCGAG TTTTGTACGTTGCCATTAGACACTGCTAAAGTGAGGCTTCAACTCCAAAGAAAAGCATCTTCAGCTGATGGAGCTGTTTCAGCCAAGTATAGAGGCATGGGAGGAACTATACTTACAATTGCAAGAGAAGAAGGCTTACCTGCTCTTTGGAAGGGTATAGTGCCAGGGCTGCATCGCCAATGTCTCTATGGAGGCTTGAGAATCGGCCTGTATGATCCT tttaaaatgttctttattgGAGCTTTTCTCTTTGGAGATTTCCCTCTATTCCAAAATATACTAGCTGCCCTATTAACTG GTGCGATTGCTATAATTATTGCCAATCCAACTGATCTTGTTAAAGTTCGACTCCAGTCTGAAGGAAAATTGCCACCTGGAGTGCCTAGGCGTTATTCAGGAGCCCTGGATGCCTATAGTTCCATAATAAGACAG GAAGGACTCTTAGCTCTTTGGACTGGGCTTGGACCCAACATTGCCAGAAATGCAATCATAAATGCTGCTGAACTAGCCAGTTATGATCAAGTGAAACTG actatTTTGGCGATCCCAGGATTCACAGATAGTGCACTTACTCACATCCTAGCTGGTTTAGGTGCAGGGTTTTTTGCAGTCTGCATTGGATCTCCCTTGGATGTG GTGAAATCCAGAATGATGGGAGATTCAACATATAAAAGCACCGCTGATTGTTTCATCAAGACATTAAAGAATGAG GGACCATTAGCATTTTATAAAGGATTTCTTCTAAATTTTAGCAGATTAGGATCTTGGAATGTGGTCATGTTTTTGACATTGGAACAA